The proteins below come from a single Stomoxys calcitrans chromosome 1, idStoCalc2.1, whole genome shotgun sequence genomic window:
- the LOC106092545 gene encoding zinc finger protein 208: MPEDEFVHELLIKEVKKHEFLYNNAHPDHRKRQLTLQTWTSIASAVGESVHECKSRWRFLRRRFLEECVKISEAREKYKSNWKYFDAMAFWQGFVSSKHNFLERLNNMSRRDSYCRTCLSSLSDSADKLDSPNESYNLFNAENLDVKLMECTSLKCLPWDDYPHLVCKICFKKILDFHNFRTMCHKSIQKFNEMQEKQKKLNCNITGSQMSKDALLSSPIKEEHFYEDSYRSVESAHSIDEDEMEICIDPLAEQNINLEEDNDTQEVSRNKSDLRKCGPRKRKSIITKNKREDHITSEKCKRDSGAIKGKCTLKVVINPNDEDSDSTVKDEEHIDYVPYEDISECESSTSEDSDAPYEEKTIMNKKKDPLKCELCQQTFRYRHRLEAHLRKQHQGLQAYPCTFENCDRAYNRLGDFRNHINNHNGIPNVYKCDIDDCNMEYTCFSGLNKHKRKYHKCGKELKKYPCEICGKILTNPRSLTGHRFIHMDKSQWPFVCDEKDCNRRFRLMSQLVIHKKRHAGIKNYVCPHCGVRKTTCTELKIHINFHTFEKKYPCEFCEKVFKSVGMMRTHVNRVHEGKKPSATIFACSLCDRQFSSLQTKKFHEMTHTGEKPYSCQECGKTFTYPSSLAAHKNMHVKGENPYVCEICGRKFKWPSGLKGHVKLHSTDSKPYSCDECGKGFRWPGSYYRHKKTHQDGENTHEDSISALDNTVQEIAEPKSTPEGNYEITYFYLNLKYVIKMPLEEEFAYELLIEEVKKHEFLYNKAHPDHHIRPLTLQTWTSIASALGESVQECKYRWVFLRRRFMEEYAKINQAMEEEYKSDWKFFDAMIFWQGFINNNHNYLERLNVISKRDSYCRTCLCTLSDLADKMEFPSETYNLFNTENLDVKLRECTNLKCVPWDDYPHLVCEKCFKKILDFHSFRLMCHKSIEKFNEMKARLIEMNCDVTESESQISRDASVLSPINEETFCENSYRSVESTQSDEDETENCLDPLAEQDNQLNQHLKKSKDMEKTLVRENTDISTFKDKCALNIVTNPSDEVLEPTIKIEHEHDYCLPYKDISEYDKELEPPAKVEKHDDYAPDEDISECDSPTSEDSDANYEEKKIRRSRFACDLCSKTFRYRHRLEAHDRKQHRGLKAYPCTFANCNRGYNRLGDLRHHINNHNGIPNIYKCKIDNCNMEFTCFSGLSKHKRKHHKWGKELQKYTCETCGKVLTNPRSLKGHRYLHLDKSQWPYVCDEKDCTRRFRFKSELAVHKKRHAGIKNYVCPHCGLRYTTSTELKNHVNFHTFEKKYPCEICGKVFKGVGMKGIHVNRVHKGKKPPEPFACSFCDRRFAGRQAKNLHEMSHTGEKPFSCLECGKTFRTQQSKKYHEMTHTGEKPFSCLECGKSFTSPSGLYVHKTTHVKVENKHVCEICGKKFKWHAGLKRHLKLHSDVSMPSDECDKGSKKPHHDDSISVMENIVQEIEETDSPTEDDYEITYIQYSPLDVMDTPT, from the exons ATGCCTGAAGATGAATTTGTTCATGAGCTGCTTATAAAGGAGGTAAAAAAGCATGAATTCTTGTACAACAATGCACACCCAGATCATCGCAAACGCCAACTAACTCTACAAACTTGGACGTCAATTGCGTCTGCCGTGGGAGAATCAG TGCATGAGTGCAAATCCCGATGGCGCTTTCTGCGAAGGCGATTCCTGGAGGAATGTGTTAAAATAAGTGAGGCAAGGGAAAAATACAAGTCCAACTGGAAATATTTTGATGCAATGGCTTTTTGGCAAGGATTCGTCAGCAGCAAACA CAACTTCCTTGAAAGACTTAATAATATGTCAAGGAGAGATTCGTACTGTCGGACATGTCTAAGCTCCCTCTCAGATTCTGCCGACAAGCTGGATTCCCCAAACGAAAGCTACAATTTATTTAATGCTGAGAATTTAGATGTTAAGTTAATGGAATGCACAAGTTTAAAATGCCTTCCTTGGGATGATTACCCGCATTTGGTGTgcaaaatatgtttcaaaaaaattttggattttcatAACTTTCGAACGATGTGCCACAAATCTatacaaaaattcaatgaaatgcaagaaaaacaaaagaaattgaaTTGCAATATTACAGGTTCACAGATGTCAAAAGATGCTTTACTATCGTCTCCTATAAAGGAAGAACATTTTTATGAGGATTCTTATAGATCTGTGGAGAGTGCACACTCTATTGATGAAGACGAAATGGAAATTTGTATTGATCCTCTGgcagaacaaaatataaatttagaGGAGGACAACGATACGCAAGAAGTATCAAGAAACAAAAGTGATTTGAGAAAATGTGGACCACGCAAAAGAAAAAGCAtaataaccaaaaataaaagagagGACCATATAACATCTGAGAAATGCAAAAGAGATTCCGGTGCAATAAAAGGCAAATGTACTTTGAAAGTTGTTATAAATCCAAATGATGAAGATTCAGATTCAACTGTAAAGGATGAAGAACATATTGACTATGTGCCTTATGAAGACATTTCGGAATGCGAATCG tcAACCTCTGAAGATTCCGATGCACCCTACGAAGAAAAaacaataatgaataagaaaaaGGATCCCCTTAAATGTGAATTGTGCCAGCAAACCTTTCGCTATCGCCACCGTTTAGAGGCCCATCTTCGAAAACAACACCAGGGCTTACAAGCATATCCTTGTACTTTCGAGAATTGTGATCGCGCCTATAACCGGTTGGGTGATTTTCGAAATCATATCAACAATCATAATGGTATTCCCAACGTTTACAAGTGTGACATTGATGATTGTAACATGGAGTACACTTGTTTTTCTGGtctaaacaaacacaaaaggaAATATCACAAATGCGGAAAAGAACTTAAGAAATACCCCTGCGAGATATGTGGCAAAATATTGACAAATCCCCGATCCCTAACGGGCCATCGTTTTATTCACATGGATAAGTCCCAGTGGCCATTTGTATGTGATGAAAAGGATTGCAATCGGAGATTTCGTTTAATGTCCCAACTGGTTATACATAAAAAGCGGCATGCTGGCATTAAAAACTATGTCTGTCCTCACTGTGGAGTGCGTAAGACCACATGCACTGAATTGAAAATTCATATTAATTTTCATACATTCGAAAAGAAGTATCCATGTGAGTTTTGCGAAAAGGTCTTCAAAAGTGTGGGAATGATGAGAACTCATGTCAATAGGGTACATGAGGGTAAAAAACCAAGTGCTACCATATTTGCCTGTTCGCTTTGTGATCGCCAATTCAGTTCGCTGCAAACGAAGAAATTCCATGAAATGACTCACACAGGCGAGAAGCCTTATTCGTGTCAGGAATGTGGTAAGACCTTCACATACCCCTCCAGTCTGGCAGCGCATAAAAATATGCATGTGAAAGGCGAAAATCCATACGTTTGCGAAATATGTGGTAGAAAATTTAAATGGCCTTCCGGCTTAAAGGGACATGTTAAATTACATTCTACCGATTCTAAACCATATTCGTGTGATGAATGTGGCAAAGGATTCAGATGGCCGGGCTCCTACTACCGtcacaagaaaacacatcaGGATGGTGAAAATACACATGAGGATAGTATCAGCGCCTTGGATAACACTGTGCAGGAAATCGCGGAGCCAAAAAGTACACCTGAAGGCAATTATGAAATAACATAT ttttatttaaatctgaaatATGTAATAAAAATGCCTTTGGAAGAAGAATTTGCTTATGAACTGCTTATAGAGGAAGTAAAGAAGCATGAGTTCTTGTACAACAAAGCACACCCAGATCATCATATACGTCCACTAACTCTACAAACATGGACGTCAATTGCTTCTGCCCTTGGAGAATCCG TGCAGGAATGCAAATACCGATGGGTCTTTTTGCGAAGGCGCTTCATGGAAGAATATGCTAAAATAAATCAGGCAATGGAAGAAGAATACAAGTCAGATTGGAAATTTTTTGATGCAATGATTTTTTGGCAAGGTTTCATCAACAACAATCA cAACTACCTTGAAAGACTCAATGTTATTTCGAAGAGAGATTCCTACTGTCGTACATGTCTATGCACCCTCTCAGATTTGGCCGACAAGATGGAATTTCCAAGCGAAACTTACAATTTATTTAATACTGAGAATTTAGATGTAAAGTTAAGGGAGTGTACAAATTTAAAATGCGTCCCTTGGGATGATTACCCGCATTTGGTGtgtgaaaaatgtttcaaaaaaattttggattttcatAGCTTTCGATTAATGTGCCACAAATCAATAGAAAAGTTCAATGAAATGAAAGCAAGgctaattgaaatgaattgcgATGTCACAGAATCAGAATCACAGATTTCAAGAGATGCCTCAGTTTTGTCCCCGATAAATGAAGAAACTTTTTGTGAAAATTCCTATAGATCTGTGGAGAGTACACAGTCCGATGAAGACGAAACGGAAAATTGTCTTGATCCTCTGGCAGAACAAGACAATCAGTTGAATCAGCATTTGAAAAAGAGCAAAGATATGGAGAAGACATTGGTAAGAGAGAATACCGATATTAGCACCTTTAAAGACAAATGCGCTTTGAATATTGTTACAAATCCAAGCGATGAGGTGTTGGAGCCTACTATAAAGATTGAACATGAACATGATTACTGTTTACCCTATAAAGATATATCGGAATACGATAAGGAGTTGGAGCCCCCGGCAAAGGTGGAAAAACATGATGACTACGCGCCCGATGAAGACATTTCGGAATGCGATTCG cctACGAGTGAAGATTCCGATGCAAACTACGAAGAAAAAAAGATCAGAAGAAGTCGCTTTGCATGCGATTTATGTTCGAAAACATTTCGCTATCGCCATCGTTTGGAGGCCCATGATCGAAAGCAACACCGGGGCTTAAAAGCGTATCCTTGTACTTTTGCGAATTGTAATCGTGGCTATAACCGCTTGGGTGATCTTCGGCATCATATCAACAATCATAATGGCATTCCTAATATTTATAAATGTAAAATTGATAATTGTAACATGgagtttacttgtttttctggtCTAAGCAAACACAAAAGGAAACATCATAAATGGGGAAAAGAACTGCAGAAATACACTTGCGAGACATGTGGCAAAGTACTAACAAATCCCCGATCACTAAAGGGCCATCGTTATCTTCACTTGGATAAGTCTCAGTGGCCATATGTATGCGACGAAAAGGATTGCACTAGGAGATTTCGTTTTAAAAGTGAGCTGGCTGTGCATAAAAAGCGGCATGCTGGCATTAAAAATTATGTATGTCCCCATTGTGGACTGCGTTATACCACATCCACTGAATTGAAAAATCATGTTAATTTTCATACATTCGAAAAGAAGTATCCCTGTGAGATTTGCGGAAAAGTCTTCAAGGGTGTGGGGATGAAGGGCATTCATGTCAATAGGGTACATAAGGGTAAAAAACCGCCAGAGCCATTTGCCTGTTCATTTTGTGATCGGCGATTCGCCGGGCGGCAAGCCAAGAACCTCCATGAAATGTCTCACACAGGCGAGAAACCATTTTCCTGTCTTGAATGTGGTAAAACTTTCCGCACGCAGCAATCGAAGAAATACCATGAAATGACTCACACAGGCGAGAAACCATTTTCCTGTCTGGAATGTGGCAAGTCCTTCACAAGCCCCTCCGGTCTGTATGTGCATAAAACTACACACGTGAAAGTCGAAAACAAACATGTTTGCGAAATATGTGGTAAAAAATTTAAGTGGCATGCAGGCCTAAAACGGCATCTGAAATTGCATTCAGACGTTTCTATGCCAAGTGATGAATGTGACAAAGGATCCAAGAAACCCCATCATGATGATAGTATCAGTGTAATGGAGAACATTGTGCAGGAAATTGAGGAAACAGATAGTCCCACGGAAGACGATTATGAAATAACATACATACAATACAGTCCATTGGATGTGATGGATACCCCTACCTGA
- the LOC106092552 gene encoding folliculin produces MNAVIALCHFCEAHGPSAIFCTQTFRDTKLEDLNLNRPHNATEQTSNSIASKQCAACNSVGPTNGLYSKDNESGATFLSTQMCPLPDVAVLVKQAAVRSLSCEINHNKDGGFVFFGDTSRGHVLSHTFHVSDLQARGFYQLFSIIILMKDKYFLLNTKPFLAEHLRKISLETQNSAKRIKEEEELKGSPRQRRLSGSQQLVQTPRSLIELTGEENIFAVLHSHFSWLLLAGSRFLTEHVTFGNLPWLPPQSTSHPPQQRLTYNITTLPMIQKYETLDDAEEFYSLIPIKQLVKKAEFVSLCYCALTGIKIIVRGDATRTFHFMMCLKKLLPEQMHNLIRVDAQHQHSISADYKIISISNEIAVPIASSSIFRIDFLPELVDGNDILIKWPGTVPNKLPDLLVKLLKAVEETRFTELVLNRHTKVLIEEWKNKVICLNHAKSTNGQNKLKRVLGVQPQDQPLINYWSAHLN; encoded by the exons ATGAACGCAGTTATAGCACTTTGCCATTTTTGTGAAGCTCATGGCCCTTCAGCGATATTTTGCACACAAACTTTTAGGGACACAAAGTTGGAAGACCTTAACCTTAACCGGCCCCACAATGCCACCGAGCAAACTTCGAATAGCATAGCAAGCAAACAGTGTGCCGCCTGCAATTCTGTAGGTCCAACAAATGGTCTATACAGCAAGGACAACGAGAGCGGAGCCACCTTTTTGAGTACACAAATGTGTCCACTCCCCGATGTTGCAGTCTTAGTAAAACAGGCAGCAGTAAGAAGCCTGAGTTGTGAAATAAACCATAACAAAGACGGCGGCTTCGTTTTTTTCGGGGACACATCCAGAGGTCACGTGCTAAGTCACACTTTTCATGTCAGTGATTTACAG GCACGAGGCTTCTACCAACTATTCTCCATAATAATTCTAATGAAggataaatattttttactcaACACCAAACCATTTTTGGCCGAACATTTGCGTAAGATTTCATTGGAAACCCAGAACAGTGCCAAGCGTATCAAAGAGGAAGAAGAACTGAAGGgttcgccgcggcaaagaagGCTGTCGGGTTCACAGCAATTAGTGCAAACACCAAGATCTTTAATAGAACTTACTGGTGAAGAGAATATCTTTGCGGTTTTACATTCTCATTTCTCATGGCTTTTGTTGGCCGGTTCAAGATTTCTTACGGAGCATGTAACATTCGGTAATCTACCATGGCTTCCACCACAAAGTACCAGTCATCCGCCACAACAAAGGCTTACTTATAATATAACCACCCTGCCAATGATACAAAAGTATGAGACACTAGATGACGCGGAGGAATTCTATTCGTTGATACCCATCAAACAATTGGTTAAAAAGGCTGAATTTGTATCACTCTGCTATTGTGCTTTAACTGGCATTAAG atcATTGTACGGGGAGATGCTACTCGCACATTTCATTTTATGATGTGCCTAAAGAAACTTTTGCCCGAGCAAATGCATAATTTAATTCGAGTCGATGCGCAACATCAACATTCCATTAGTGCCGATTATAAAATCATATCAATATCCAATGAAATAGCTGTACCTATTGCAAGTTCTTCGATATTTCGCATTGATTTTTTGCCCGAATTGGTGGATGGAAATGACATATTAATCAAATGGCCTGGGACAGTGCCAAACAAAT TGCCAGATTTGTTGGTGAAACTGTTAAAGGCCGTCGAGGAGACACGTTTCACAGAACTGGTGCTAAATCGTCATACAAAAGTTTTAATAGAAGAATGGAAAAA CAAAGTAATATGCCTTAATCATGCCAAATCGACCAATGgacaaaataaattgaaacGTGTCTTAGGAGTGCAGCCCCAAGATCAGCCATTAATCAATTATTGGAGCGCTCATCTCAATTGA